Proteins found in one Orcinus orca chromosome 11, mOrcOrc1.1, whole genome shotgun sequence genomic segment:
- the GTPBP1 gene encoding GTP-binding protein 1 isoform X5 has product MEASYATVKSMAEQIEADVILLRERQEAGGRVRDYLVRKRVGDNDFLEVRVAVVGNVDAGKSTLLGVLTHGELDNGRGFARQKLFRHKHEIESGRTSSVGNDILGFDSEGNVVNKPDSHGGSLEWTRICEKSTKVITFIDLAGHEKYLKTTVFGMTGHLPDFCMLMVGSNAGIVGMTKEHLGLALALNVPVFVVVTKIDMCPANILQETLKLLQRLLKSPGCRKIPVLVQSKDDVIVTASNFSSERMCPIFQISNVTGENLDLLKMFLNLLSPRTSYREEEPAEFQIDDTYSVPGVGTVVSGTTLRGLIKLNDTLLLGPDPLGNFLSIAVKSIHRKRMPVKEVRGGQTASFALKKIKRSSIRKGMVMVSPRLNPQASWEFEAEILVLHHPTTISPRYQAMVHCGSIRQTATILSMDKDCLRTGDKATVHFRFIKTPEYLHIDQRLVFREGRTKAVGTITKLLQTTNNSPMNSKPQQIKMQSTKKGPLPKREEGGPSGGPAVGAPPTGDEACSLAAAQPAASGSLQPQPKPGSGGRRRGGQRHKVKSQGACLTPASGC; this is encoded by the exons ATGGAGGCCTCCTATGCCACAGTGAAGAGCATGGCAGAACAAATAGAGGCTGATGTCATCCTCCTCCGGGAACGTCAAGAAGCTGGGGGCCGTGTGCGCGATTACCTGGTCCGGAAACGAGTAGGAGACAATGACTTCCTGGAAGTCAG GGTAGCGGTAGTGGGCAACGTGGATGCCGGCAAAAGCACGCTTCTGGGGGTCCTGACCCACGGGGAGCTGGACAATGGCCGAGGCTTCGCCCGCCAGAAACTCTTCCGCCACAAACACGAGATTGAATCTGGTCGCACCAGCAGTGTGGGCAACGACATTCTGGGCTTTGACAGTGAAGGCAATGTGGTAAACAAGCCAGACAGCCATGGTGGCAGCCTGGAGTGGACACGGATCTGTGAGAAATCCACTAAGGTGATTACGTTCATCGACTTGGCCGGCCATGAGAAGTACCTGAAGACCACGGTCTTCGGCATGACCGGCCATTTACCTGACTTCTGCATGCTCATG GTGGGCAGCAATGCTGGCATTGTGGGGATGACAAAGGAGCACCTGGGCTTGGCATTGGCACTCAATGTGCCTGTCTTTGTGGTGGTCACCAAGATTGACATGTGTCCTGCCAACATCCTGCAAG AAACCTTGAAGCTGTTACAGCGCCTGCTGAAGTCGCCTGGCTGCCGCAAGATCCCTGTGTTGGTGCAGAGCAAGGATGATGTGATTGTTACAGCCTCCAACTTCAGCTCTGAGAG GATGTGCCCGATATTCCAAATCTCCAACGTTACAGGCGAGAACCTAGATCTGCTGAAGATGTTCCTCAACCTGCTCTCCCCTCGCACCAGTTACCGGGAGGAAGAGCCTGCTGAGTTTCAGATTGACGACACCTACTCTGTCCCG GGTGTGGGAACAGTGGTGTCAGGGACAACACTGAGGGGCCTGATCAAGCTGAATGACACGCTGCTCCTGGGCCCAGATCCTTTGGGTAACTTCCTGTCCATTGCTGTCAAATCGATCCATCGCAAGCGCATGCCTGTCAAGGAGGTGCGGGGGGGCCAGACGGCCTCCTTCGCGCTGAAGAAG ATCAAGCGCTCGTCCATCCGGAAGGGCATGGTGATGGTTTCTCCACGCTTGAATCCCCAAGCATCCTGGGAGTTCGAGGCCGAGATCCTTGTCCTTCACCACCCCACCACAATCAGCCCGCGGTACCAGGCCATGG TGCACTGTGGGAGCATCAGGCAGACAGCCACCATCCTGAGCATGGACAAGGACTGTCTGCGCACCGGGGACAAGGCCACCGTGCATTTCCGCTTTATCAAGACCCCCGAGTACCTGCACATAGACCAGCGGCTGGTGTTCCGGGAAGGCCGCACCAAGGCTGTAGGCACCATCACTAAG CTCCTCCAGACCACCAACAATTCCCCAATGAACTCCAAGCCCCAGCAGATTAAAATGCAATCGACGAAAAAGGGTCCCCTGCCCAAACGAGAAGAGGGAGGTCCCTCTGGAGGGCCAGCAGTAGGGGCACCCCCAACTGGAGATGAAGCTTGCTCTCTAGCGGCTGCGCAGCCAGCTGCATCCGGCAGTCTCCAGCCACAG CCCAAGCCCGGCAGCGGGGGCCGGCGACGGGGGGGCCAGCGTCACAAGGTGAAGTCCCAGGGGGCCTGCCTGACTCCCGCCAGCGGCTGCTGA
- the SUN2 gene encoding SUN domain-containing protein 2 isoform X2 codes for MSPGGTSPGRTSPVGEERRPGCPKAAQASARVFVPVRQFPGTDSSGEGSPAHLIMSRRSQRLTRYSQGDDDGSSSSGGSSVMGSQSTLFKDSPLRTLKKKSGNMKRLSPAPQLGPSSDRHTSYYSESVVRESYFGSPRAASIAASLTRNSILDNQLRGDPFWSEDLRVRRRDTGGTESSKVNGLPENKLSEDFLGSSSGYSSEDDYVGYSETDQQGSGSRLRNAVSRAGSLFWMVFTSPGRLFGLLYWWIGTTWYRLTTAASLLDVFVLTRRFSSLKTFLWFLLLLLLLTGLTYGAWYCYPFGLQTFHPAVASWWASKGSSGQRAVWGSRDSSPHFQAEQRILSRVHSLERRLEALAAEFSSSWQKEAMRLERLELRQGAGGQGGSGSLSHEDTLALLEGLVSRREAALKEDFRRDTAAQIQEELVTLRAEHQQDSEDLFKKIVQASQESEARLQELKSEWQRMTQESFRESSMKELGRLGVQLEGLRQELAALTLKQSSVEDQVGLLPQQLQAVRDDVESQFPAWVSQFLLRGGGSRTGLLQREEMQAQLRELESKILAHVAEMQGKSAREAVASLGLTLQKEGVIGVTEEVHRIVNQALKRYSEDRIGMVDYALESGGASVISTRCSETYETKTALLSLFGIPLWYQSQSPRVILQPDVHPGNCWAFQGPQGFAVVRLSARIRPTAVTLEHVPKSLSPNSTISSAPKDFAVFGFDEDLQQEGMLLGQFTYDQDGEPIQTFYFQGPKMATYQVVELRILTNWGHPEYTCIYRFRVHGEPTH; via the exons ATGTCTCCGGGCGGGACTTCCCCGGGCCGAACCTCCCCGGTAGGCGAGGAGCGGAGACCCGGCTGTCCCAAAGCGGCCCAGGCCAGTGCCCGCGTTTTCGTGCCAGTCAGGCAGTTTCCAGGGACAG ACTCTTCAGGGGAAGGGTCCCCCGCCCACCTCATCATGTCTCGAAGAAGCCAGCGCCTCACACGCTACTCCCAGGGTGACGAtgacggcagcagcagcagtgggggGAGCTCGGTGATGGGCAGTCAGAGCACCCTGTTTAAAGACAGCCCTCTCAG GACCCTGAAGAAGAAATCCGGCAACATGAAGCGCCTCTCCCCAGCGCCACAGCTGGGCCCCTCCTCCGACAGGCACACCTCCTACTACAGCGAGTCTGTGGTCAGGGAGTCCTACTTTGGCAGCCCCCGGGCCGCCTCCATCGCCGCCTCTCTCACCAGGAACTCCATCCTCGACAACCAGCTGCGTGGTGACCCCTTCTGGA GTGAGGACCTGCGGGTGAGGAGGAGAGACACAGGTGGCACTGAGAGCAGCAAAGTCAACGGGCTCCCGGAGAACAAGCTGTCCGAGGACTTCCTTGGGTCGTCCTCGGGCTACTCTTCCGAGGATGACTACGTAG GCTACTCGGAGACGGACCAGCAGGGTTCAGGGTCGCGGCTGCGGAACGCTGTCTCTCGGGCGGGCTCTCTTTTCTGGATGGTGTTCACTTCTCCAG GCCGGCTCTTCGGACTCCTCTACTGGTGGATTGGCACCACCTGGTACCGCCTGACGACAGCTGCCTCCCTCCTCGACGTCTTCGTTTTAACCAG GCGCTTCTCATCACTGAAGACGTTCCTGTGGTTcctcttgctgctgctgcttctgaccGGCCTGACCTATG GCGCATGGTATTGCTACCCCTTCGGGCTGCAGACGTTCCACCCCGCCGTGGCTTCCTGGTGGGCCTCGAAGGGCAGCAGTGGGCAGCGTGCGGTATGGGGTTCCAGAGACTCATCCCCACATTTCCAG GCTGAGCAGCGCATTCTGTCCCGGGTACACTCTCTGGAGCGGCGCCTGGAAGCTCTTGCTGCCGAATTTTCCTCCAGCTGGCAGAAGGAGGCCATGCGGCTGGAACGCTTGGAGCTGCGGCAgggggctggagggcagggggGCAGCGGCAGCCTGAGCCATGAGGACACCCTGGCGCTCCTGGAGGGGCTGGTGAGCCGCCGCGAGGCTGCCCTGAAGGAGGACTTCCGCAGGGACACCGCTGCTCAGATCCAG GAAGAACTGGTCACCCTGAGAGCAGAGCATCAACAGGACTCAGAAGACCTCTTCAAGAAGATTGTCCAGGCCTCGCAG GAGTCTGAGGCTCGACTCCAGGAGCTGAAGTCTGAGTGGCAAAG GATGACCCAGGAGTCCTTTCGGGAGAGTTCCATGAAGGAGCTGGGGCGGCTGGGGGTTCAGCTGGAAGGCCTGCGGCAGGAACTGGCAGCCCTGACCCTGAAGCAGAGCTCGGTGGAGGACCAAGTGGGCCTGCTGCCCCAGCAGCTCCAGGCTGTGCGGGACGAT GTGGAGTCTCAGTTCCCTGCCTGGGTCAGTCAGTTCCTTCTTCGAGGTGGGGGAAGCCGCACTGGGCTCCTTCAGCGAGAGGAGATGCAAGCTCAGCTGCGGGAGCTGGAGAGCAAGATCCTCGCCCACGTGGCCGAGATGCAGGGCAAGTCAGCGAGGGAGGCCGTGGCCAGCCTGGGGCTGACGCTGCAGAAGGAGGGCGTGATTGGGGTGACAGAGGAG GTGCACCGTATTGTAAACCAGGCTCTGAAGCGCTACAGCGAGGACCGCATCGGGATGGTGGACTACGCTCTGGAATCGGGAG GGGCCAGCGTTATCAGTACCCGATGTTCCGAGACCTACGAGACCAAGACGGCCCTCCTCAGCCTCTTCGGCATCCCCCTGTGGTACCAATCCCAGTCTCCTCGAGTCATTCTCCAG CCAGACGTGCACCCAGGCAACTGCTGGGCCTTCCAGGGGCCCCAGGGCTTTGCTGTGGTTCGCCTTTCTGCCCGCATCCGCCCCACTGCTGTCACCTTAGAGCATGTGCCCAAATCCTTGTCACCCAACAGCACCATCTCCAGTGCCCCCAAGGACTTTGCCGTCTTT GGTTTCGATGAAGACCTGCAGCAGGAGGGGATGCTCCTTGGCCAGTTCACCTACGACCAGGATGGGGAGCCCATTCAGACGTTCTATTTTCAG GGCCCTAAAATGGCCACGTACCAGGTGGTGGAGCTGCGGATCTTGACTAACTGGGGCCACCCCGAGTACACCTGCATCTACCGCTTCAGGGTGCATGGGGAACCCACCCACTAG
- the SUN2 gene encoding SUN domain-containing protein 2 isoform X3, translating into MSRRSQRLTRYSQGDDDGSSSSGGSSVMGSQSTLFKDSPLRTLKKKSGNMKRLSPAPQLGPSSDRHTSYYSESVVRESYFGSPRAASIAASLTRNSILDNQLRGDPFWSEDLRVRRRDTGGTESSKVNGLPENKLSEDFLGSSSGYSSEDDYVGYSETDQQGSGSRLRNAVSRAGSLFWMVFTSPGRLFGLLYWWIGTTWYRLTTAASLLDVFVLTRRFSSLKTFLWFLLLLLLLTGLTYGAWYCYPFGLQTFHPAVASWWASKGSSGQRAVWGSRDSSPHFQAEQRILSRVHSLERRLEALAAEFSSSWQKEAMRLERLELRQGAGGQGGSGSLSHEDTLALLEGLVSRREAALKEDFRRDTAAQIQEELVTLRAEHQQDSEDLFKKIVQASQESEARLQELKSEWQRMTQESFRESSMKELGRLGVQLEGLRQELAALTLKQSSVEDQVGLLPQQLQAVRDDVESQFPAWVSQFLLRGGGSRTGLLQREEMQAQLRELESKILAHVAEMQGKSAREAVASLGLTLQKEGVIGVTEEQVHRIVNQALKRYSEDRIGMVDYALESGGASVISTRCSETYETKTALLSLFGIPLWYQSQSPRVILQPDVHPGNCWAFQGPQGFAVVRLSARIRPTAVTLEHVPKSLSPNSTISSAPKDFAVFGFDEDLQQEGMLLGQFTYDQDGEPIQTFYFQGPKMATYQVVELRILTNWGHPEYTCIYRFRVHGEPTH; encoded by the exons ATGTCTCGAAGAAGCCAGCGCCTCACACGCTACTCCCAGGGTGACGAtgacggcagcagcagcagtgggggGAGCTCGGTGATGGGCAGTCAGAGCACCCTGTTTAAAGACAGCCCTCTCAG GACCCTGAAGAAGAAATCCGGCAACATGAAGCGCCTCTCCCCAGCGCCACAGCTGGGCCCCTCCTCCGACAGGCACACCTCCTACTACAGCGAGTCTGTGGTCAGGGAGTCCTACTTTGGCAGCCCCCGGGCCGCCTCCATCGCCGCCTCTCTCACCAGGAACTCCATCCTCGACAACCAGCTGCGTGGTGACCCCTTCTGGA GTGAGGACCTGCGGGTGAGGAGGAGAGACACAGGTGGCACTGAGAGCAGCAAAGTCAACGGGCTCCCGGAGAACAAGCTGTCCGAGGACTTCCTTGGGTCGTCCTCGGGCTACTCTTCCGAGGATGACTACGTAG GCTACTCGGAGACGGACCAGCAGGGTTCAGGGTCGCGGCTGCGGAACGCTGTCTCTCGGGCGGGCTCTCTTTTCTGGATGGTGTTCACTTCTCCAG GCCGGCTCTTCGGACTCCTCTACTGGTGGATTGGCACCACCTGGTACCGCCTGACGACAGCTGCCTCCCTCCTCGACGTCTTCGTTTTAACCAG GCGCTTCTCATCACTGAAGACGTTCCTGTGGTTcctcttgctgctgctgcttctgaccGGCCTGACCTATG GCGCATGGTATTGCTACCCCTTCGGGCTGCAGACGTTCCACCCCGCCGTGGCTTCCTGGTGGGCCTCGAAGGGCAGCAGTGGGCAGCGTGCGGTATGGGGTTCCAGAGACTCATCCCCACATTTCCAG GCTGAGCAGCGCATTCTGTCCCGGGTACACTCTCTGGAGCGGCGCCTGGAAGCTCTTGCTGCCGAATTTTCCTCCAGCTGGCAGAAGGAGGCCATGCGGCTGGAACGCTTGGAGCTGCGGCAgggggctggagggcagggggGCAGCGGCAGCCTGAGCCATGAGGACACCCTGGCGCTCCTGGAGGGGCTGGTGAGCCGCCGCGAGGCTGCCCTGAAGGAGGACTTCCGCAGGGACACCGCTGCTCAGATCCAG GAAGAACTGGTCACCCTGAGAGCAGAGCATCAACAGGACTCAGAAGACCTCTTCAAGAAGATTGTCCAGGCCTCGCAG GAGTCTGAGGCTCGACTCCAGGAGCTGAAGTCTGAGTGGCAAAG GATGACCCAGGAGTCCTTTCGGGAGAGTTCCATGAAGGAGCTGGGGCGGCTGGGGGTTCAGCTGGAAGGCCTGCGGCAGGAACTGGCAGCCCTGACCCTGAAGCAGAGCTCGGTGGAGGACCAAGTGGGCCTGCTGCCCCAGCAGCTCCAGGCTGTGCGGGACGAT GTGGAGTCTCAGTTCCCTGCCTGGGTCAGTCAGTTCCTTCTTCGAGGTGGGGGAAGCCGCACTGGGCTCCTTCAGCGAGAGGAGATGCAAGCTCAGCTGCGGGAGCTGGAGAGCAAGATCCTCGCCCACGTGGCCGAGATGCAGGGCAAGTCAGCGAGGGAGGCCGTGGCCAGCCTGGGGCTGACGCTGCAGAAGGAGGGCGTGATTGGGGTGACAGAGGAG CAGGTGCACCGTATTGTAAACCAGGCTCTGAAGCGCTACAGCGAGGACCGCATCGGGATGGTGGACTACGCTCTGGAATCGGGAG GGGCCAGCGTTATCAGTACCCGATGTTCCGAGACCTACGAGACCAAGACGGCCCTCCTCAGCCTCTTCGGCATCCCCCTGTGGTACCAATCCCAGTCTCCTCGAGTCATTCTCCAG CCAGACGTGCACCCAGGCAACTGCTGGGCCTTCCAGGGGCCCCAGGGCTTTGCTGTGGTTCGCCTTTCTGCCCGCATCCGCCCCACTGCTGTCACCTTAGAGCATGTGCCCAAATCCTTGTCACCCAACAGCACCATCTCCAGTGCCCCCAAGGACTTTGCCGTCTTT GGTTTCGATGAAGACCTGCAGCAGGAGGGGATGCTCCTTGGCCAGTTCACCTACGACCAGGATGGGGAGCCCATTCAGACGTTCTATTTTCAG GGCCCTAAAATGGCCACGTACCAGGTGGTGGAGCTGCGGATCTTGACTAACTGGGGCCACCCCGAGTACACCTGCATCTACCGCTTCAGGGTGCATGGGGAACCCACCCACTAG
- the LOC117196465 gene encoding ankyrin repeat domain-containing protein SOWAHB-like yields the protein MTPGSGRARDPRGGERGRPTTLAPRVRPPEAQGRLLPAAAAAPCGTGDVRGQPRLPGAPSYRVGIRGGAVGAGTRGARGTADGGLANNAARAEPRCASGAGRRARGRVCYVCACQSTLTDRSPLVRPRPRHRPLPLPIGRFEHKGSGSPRPPRGPNGRGKARQESRVGGAGEWATPGRWRTRMEPASGGSTWPDFALDSRSGCSKHLSPVLVLPHAPHPTRGLLGPSSRQDDSTGPGCQDLKDQETGS from the exons ATGACCCCGGGGTCAGGCCGGGCCCGGGACCCGCGGGGAGGGGAGCGAGGCCGGCCCACCACCCTCGCCCCGCGCGTCCGCCCGCCAGAGGCCCAAGGCCGGCTGTTACCTGCTGCCGCCGCTGCTCCGTGCGGGACCGGGGACGTTCGAGGCCAGCCGCGCCTCCCGGGCGCACCCTCTTACCGCGTCGGAATCCGGGGAGGTGCGGTCGGCGCAGGGACCCGGGGCGCGCGGGGAACTGCGGACGGCGGATTGGCGAACAATGCGGCCCGCGCAGAACCGCGCTGCGCAAGTGGGGCCGGACGGCGCGCGCGTGGCCGAGTGTGTTATGTGTGCGCCTGTCAGTCAACGCTGACAGACCGCAGCCCATTGGTCAGACCCCGCCCGCGTCACCGCCCACTGCCACTGCCCATTGGGCGGTTTGAACACAAAGGCTCCGGCTCGCCCCGCCCGCCGCGTGGGCCAAACGGGCGGGGCAAGGCCAGACAAGAATCGCGCGTGGGAGGCGCGGGTGAGTGGGCAACCCCTGGGCGCTGGAGGACTCGGATGGAGCCGGCAAGCGGGGGCTCGACCTGGCCTGACTTCGCACTTGACTCCCGGTCTGGTTGCTCAAAACACTTGAGCCCTGTCCTGGTACTGCCTCATGCGCCTCACCCCACCCGCGGCCTTCTGGGGCCCAGCTCTCGGCAAGATGACTCGACAGGGCCGGGGTGCCAGGACCTTAAAG atcaggaaacaggTTCATAG
- the SUN2 gene encoding SUN domain-containing protein 2 isoform X1 has translation MSPGGTSPGRTSPVGEERRPGCPKAAQASARVFVPVRQFPGTDSSGEGSPAHLIMSRRSQRLTRYSQGDDDGSSSSGGSSVMGSQSTLFKDSPLRTLKKKSGNMKRLSPAPQLGPSSDRHTSYYSESVVRESYFGSPRAASIAASLTRNSILDNQLRGDPFWSEDLRVRRRDTGGTESSKVNGLPENKLSEDFLGSSSGYSSEDDYVGYSETDQQGSGSRLRNAVSRAGSLFWMVFTSPGRLFGLLYWWIGTTWYRLTTAASLLDVFVLTRRFSSLKTFLWFLLLLLLLTGLTYGAWYCYPFGLQTFHPAVASWWASKGSSGQRAVWGSRDSSPHFQAEQRILSRVHSLERRLEALAAEFSSSWQKEAMRLERLELRQGAGGQGGSGSLSHEDTLALLEGLVSRREAALKEDFRRDTAAQIQEELVTLRAEHQQDSEDLFKKIVQASQESEARLQELKSEWQRMTQESFRESSMKELGRLGVQLEGLRQELAALTLKQSSVEDQVGLLPQQLQAVRDDVESQFPAWVSQFLLRGGGSRTGLLQREEMQAQLRELESKILAHVAEMQGKSAREAVASLGLTLQKEGVIGVTEEQVHRIVNQALKRYSEDRIGMVDYALESGGASVISTRCSETYETKTALLSLFGIPLWYQSQSPRVILQPDVHPGNCWAFQGPQGFAVVRLSARIRPTAVTLEHVPKSLSPNSTISSAPKDFAVFGFDEDLQQEGMLLGQFTYDQDGEPIQTFYFQGPKMATYQVVELRILTNWGHPEYTCIYRFRVHGEPTH, from the exons ATGTCTCCGGGCGGGACTTCCCCGGGCCGAACCTCCCCGGTAGGCGAGGAGCGGAGACCCGGCTGTCCCAAAGCGGCCCAGGCCAGTGCCCGCGTTTTCGTGCCAGTCAGGCAGTTTCCAGGGACAG ACTCTTCAGGGGAAGGGTCCCCCGCCCACCTCATCATGTCTCGAAGAAGCCAGCGCCTCACACGCTACTCCCAGGGTGACGAtgacggcagcagcagcagtgggggGAGCTCGGTGATGGGCAGTCAGAGCACCCTGTTTAAAGACAGCCCTCTCAG GACCCTGAAGAAGAAATCCGGCAACATGAAGCGCCTCTCCCCAGCGCCACAGCTGGGCCCCTCCTCCGACAGGCACACCTCCTACTACAGCGAGTCTGTGGTCAGGGAGTCCTACTTTGGCAGCCCCCGGGCCGCCTCCATCGCCGCCTCTCTCACCAGGAACTCCATCCTCGACAACCAGCTGCGTGGTGACCCCTTCTGGA GTGAGGACCTGCGGGTGAGGAGGAGAGACACAGGTGGCACTGAGAGCAGCAAAGTCAACGGGCTCCCGGAGAACAAGCTGTCCGAGGACTTCCTTGGGTCGTCCTCGGGCTACTCTTCCGAGGATGACTACGTAG GCTACTCGGAGACGGACCAGCAGGGTTCAGGGTCGCGGCTGCGGAACGCTGTCTCTCGGGCGGGCTCTCTTTTCTGGATGGTGTTCACTTCTCCAG GCCGGCTCTTCGGACTCCTCTACTGGTGGATTGGCACCACCTGGTACCGCCTGACGACAGCTGCCTCCCTCCTCGACGTCTTCGTTTTAACCAG GCGCTTCTCATCACTGAAGACGTTCCTGTGGTTcctcttgctgctgctgcttctgaccGGCCTGACCTATG GCGCATGGTATTGCTACCCCTTCGGGCTGCAGACGTTCCACCCCGCCGTGGCTTCCTGGTGGGCCTCGAAGGGCAGCAGTGGGCAGCGTGCGGTATGGGGTTCCAGAGACTCATCCCCACATTTCCAG GCTGAGCAGCGCATTCTGTCCCGGGTACACTCTCTGGAGCGGCGCCTGGAAGCTCTTGCTGCCGAATTTTCCTCCAGCTGGCAGAAGGAGGCCATGCGGCTGGAACGCTTGGAGCTGCGGCAgggggctggagggcagggggGCAGCGGCAGCCTGAGCCATGAGGACACCCTGGCGCTCCTGGAGGGGCTGGTGAGCCGCCGCGAGGCTGCCCTGAAGGAGGACTTCCGCAGGGACACCGCTGCTCAGATCCAG GAAGAACTGGTCACCCTGAGAGCAGAGCATCAACAGGACTCAGAAGACCTCTTCAAGAAGATTGTCCAGGCCTCGCAG GAGTCTGAGGCTCGACTCCAGGAGCTGAAGTCTGAGTGGCAAAG GATGACCCAGGAGTCCTTTCGGGAGAGTTCCATGAAGGAGCTGGGGCGGCTGGGGGTTCAGCTGGAAGGCCTGCGGCAGGAACTGGCAGCCCTGACCCTGAAGCAGAGCTCGGTGGAGGACCAAGTGGGCCTGCTGCCCCAGCAGCTCCAGGCTGTGCGGGACGAT GTGGAGTCTCAGTTCCCTGCCTGGGTCAGTCAGTTCCTTCTTCGAGGTGGGGGAAGCCGCACTGGGCTCCTTCAGCGAGAGGAGATGCAAGCTCAGCTGCGGGAGCTGGAGAGCAAGATCCTCGCCCACGTGGCCGAGATGCAGGGCAAGTCAGCGAGGGAGGCCGTGGCCAGCCTGGGGCTGACGCTGCAGAAGGAGGGCGTGATTGGGGTGACAGAGGAG CAGGTGCACCGTATTGTAAACCAGGCTCTGAAGCGCTACAGCGAGGACCGCATCGGGATGGTGGACTACGCTCTGGAATCGGGAG GGGCCAGCGTTATCAGTACCCGATGTTCCGAGACCTACGAGACCAAGACGGCCCTCCTCAGCCTCTTCGGCATCCCCCTGTGGTACCAATCCCAGTCTCCTCGAGTCATTCTCCAG CCAGACGTGCACCCAGGCAACTGCTGGGCCTTCCAGGGGCCCCAGGGCTTTGCTGTGGTTCGCCTTTCTGCCCGCATCCGCCCCACTGCTGTCACCTTAGAGCATGTGCCCAAATCCTTGTCACCCAACAGCACCATCTCCAGTGCCCCCAAGGACTTTGCCGTCTTT GGTTTCGATGAAGACCTGCAGCAGGAGGGGATGCTCCTTGGCCAGTTCACCTACGACCAGGATGGGGAGCCCATTCAGACGTTCTATTTTCAG GGCCCTAAAATGGCCACGTACCAGGTGGTGGAGCTGCGGATCTTGACTAACTGGGGCCACCCCGAGTACACCTGCATCTACCGCTTCAGGGTGCATGGGGAACCCACCCACTAG